A region of the Apium graveolens cultivar Ventura unplaced genomic scaffold, ASM990537v1 ctg9251, whole genome shotgun sequence genome:
TTTGAGTAGATATAAAGTATGAGTTAGCTTATATTTGAGTAGATGTAAAATATGAGTTAGCTTATGGTAGATTATTTGAGTAGATGTAAAATAATCTACCATAGTAGATGTAAAATACGAGTTAGCTTATATTTGAGAGACATCTTCACCTACAATACTCATAGCAGGCAATTGGTTCATGGACTCCAATTCTTCCCATACACTACTTAGAGATGTAAAATAATCTACCATAGTAGACCATTTTGTTTCATATCATACCCCTATTTACTTAGCTTATATTTCCTGGAACCATGAGTTAACTAAAAACGCTTTTCTAATTGTTTCCAGACTTCGGAAGCAGAAGTAATAAAAAGCACAGACTTTTTAATAGTGACAGAAACATTATTGTGAATCCAGCAAGTTACCATACTATTACACATATCCCATTGAACTAGCCTCTGTCTGATCTGTAGCACTTCGAATCTCCGTTCCGTGTACAAAACCCAGCTTTCGTTTGGATGATAGTCTAATCTCCAAAGACCGCTTCCAAGATCGATATTCATCAGATCCTCGAAGTTTTGTGACTCTAATCGACAACTGGTTATCAGAGGGATGCAGAAACAGTAGGTTTTGCATATCTGAAAATGAAAACTTACTCCCACTCGCCATTGCAGACACACCACACAAACATAGATGTTTTTAAACAACTAACAATACAGGAACACAAACAAAACAAAGACACCACAAATATACAGAAAAAATCACAAAGAAAATAGCTCGATGCAAATCACTCTTCACACACCAATCTTCACCTGCTGCTCTGATACCATAATCCTTTTATAAACACAAATAGCAAAATGAAGAAATGAGAGCACAAGAAATGCACAGCATAAAAGGAGTCTCAATTAGATCTGAAAAACTCAATTGAACAACATTATATCCTTCCAGCATTATACCACCACTACAGGACAATATTGTTAGCCTCCAAGACTAAATATAGATAAAGACATATATGAACTTAAAGCTTATTACAATTAAAATGTTCAGCAAGAAAGAGTAAGAAATAAAACAAAATGTGGCTACTGTGGACCTAGATAATTGGCCACAGGAGACCATCAATATTAGTTACAAAAAGATTTATTCAAGACTACTCCTAAAAACTCTCAATGCCACAATCCACATAGATATGCCATAGCTACATGACTAAAACATACAAATAGAAAAACAAATAACTCCCAAGTTTAGAAAAACAAATACCACTTCTTTTCCAGTCGATTTGGGTCATTTATGATCGTAAACATTTCCAAATGATCATTTTCTAACCAAATGCAGAGATTTATAATAGTAGACATTTCCATATGACATTTTTTCAACCGAGTTTCTTCCCCTTTGAATCTGAGGCGGACTACCACACTGTTCCTGGGCCATAAGATTGGGACCTACAAGAAATATTACCGATTGAACTTGGTCGATTTTGGTAATATTTCTAACTGATTATATGGTTTGTTGTTggtttggttcagtttgagaagaaaagaaaaatagaCAACTAAGGGTCGGTACTTGGTTGATTATGTACTTAAATATGACCATCCACATTGGTTGGTTATATTGGGTTGGAAATGTGAAGCCAAACCAACAATGCACAACGGTAGTATTTGTGGTGGTGACTTATGGCCTTTCCTTTCTTGTAGTGGGAATATTGAAGTGGTTCATCCTATGTTCTATGACAAGCTAAACAGACTATTAATAACCAATCTATCTACGAGTAGAGATGGGAGTTAGAAACCAAATTAACCAACTAAGAGTAATAGTATCATTACgccaattttttttataaagagTTATATAATAAGATCTAAATTTTGTTTTGGAAATCATGTACATGAGGCTGAGGATGACCCATGAGATAATAACATTTTCTCATATAAATACAAGAGTGTAAGTTTGTAATTTTAAGATAACTTACTAGTATTTACTGAAATGGCATTAAATTTGTATGGTAAAAGTTTATAACCTCAGTGAGTTACTTGAGGTCATCCTTGGACCATTTTTCTCAAAAATATTTATTAGCGGTTGCAAAAATTAAAACATAATAAATCTAATTAAACTATGAGTATTTTAATAATAAGATTTTTTAATCAGAATTTAATTTCTACTCAAATTTATTCACAAATAGTAAAATAcctaaattaattaaaaatatcgCTATAAAGtaaaaaattacgaaaataattaTAACTATATTTTTTTGTAACTGAAAAAATCTTTTAATAAAAGTGATTAAATATTGTGTCCAAATATGAAATACCACTAAAATATTGTGCCTAATATATGTTTTTAATTAAAACTGTCTTCATAATAAATGTATTTTTTGAAAAAAGTTATGCGTTATAAAATATCCCTTCTTAGTCTTAGACTTTATAGATCTGGTTCATAAGattcaaaaaaattcataatataGGTTCTAAATAaaactttcaaaaaaataaatgtattttttGAAAAAAGTGTCCGTTATAATAACAAGCACTCTCTTAGTCTTAGACATTTAGATCTGGTGCAAAAAAATTAACAAACTATTAGCCAATCAGTCAGTCAAGAACAGGTACTTCTATCCTATGTAGCCAAGTTTATGTTTATAAAGAGTTATATAATAAGGTCTTGATTTTGTTTGTTTCAAAAGGGATATAACAACCATTGTAATTGTAGGttgaaagaaacaaaattcatACAGAAATGGGACGATCAAACAGTGGAGTCTCACGCTATTCTCTTACAAACAGTCTTTATCTTGAAGGTGAAAAAGTCCTGGCCTTTTATGGTGGCAAGTGGTATCCGGCCAAGGTATCGCACTTGCAATTTTATCTTTTAAGTTTTTCTTTATCATTGGAGTGATTCCTATCTGTTTTAATTAATGTGTGTGATTGAATTTGGGTGATTTACATTGATTGCTCATGATATAATTATATGGGAAGGGAAAATAATTGATGCATTGTTATTTCACAATTCTCTTATTGTATCGTCACATTATTTGAAGAAGTTAATACATACTTTGAAGTTCTCTTATTGTCCTCAAGAGGATTCAGATTATTTGAAGAAGTTAATACATACTTTGAAGTTGTCAAAGTGCTTTTTTCGCAAACATCATATCAAACATCACAATTTGAGGATTAAATCCCAAAGATGTTGATTTTTGCTGTGCACTTATACTATAGTGACTATGTCCAAATACATGAAATGTGCACTAAGGTATTTAGTTTTAGCTCCTCATGAAAGTCATTGttgcatatttattttttcttttatcattaATATAGCGTGATTCCGTAAGTTATTTACCACCTTGCTGCATATATTTGAGCAATTGGTCAGTCATCTTTTGTGCTTTTATTGCCTTTGCATCTTTAACATTCTTTTGGTTTGCTTTTGCAATAAAAAAGGTATAAATTCTATTTTCTTTATAGGTGCGCAAGGTTGAATACGAGAAACAAATAGAGGCATGGACATATTGGGTTCATTATATTGTGAGTATTGCTTTATTAAAACCTTGTATTTTTTCATGagcaatgaatattattagtattaatcattttttaataACCTATTGTCACTTTATATGTGCAGGGTTGGAATAAAAGGTTAGTAAGAGGAAGCACCTTACATTGAGAATAAAATActtttttctaataaatttttGTTCTATAATTTCTTTCCTTAATACGTTTGTGTTCTTGTAATTAGATCAATTATAGTAGTCTTTATATTATGTTAAATccattattatcttatttattattgttataataGCTAATTTGAATATTATTGAGTGGGTTACATGCTCATGAAAAGTTCTTTAGTTCAATGTTTGTTCAactattttatgttcatatttttTCTAATAGCTTGCTTTTTAAGCATGTTAGCCTCCTCCTAGAACATTGTTAAAACTTTCAAACTCACAGGTACGATGAATGGATATTAGATGCTCAACTCCTCAAGAAATTTAGTGAAGAATGTTCTCAAAAGCACTTGGGGAAGCGTGGTAGATCAGCTATGGTATATTTATATGCACAAATATTTTGTATTTGTTTCAACCTCGCCttcttttaattaatattaataccTATGTTATGGTCACATGCAACAAGAGGTGGTTCCAAGATACACCTTGAGGTGGTATGCAAATAATAATTGTCATATTCTTAGTAAGATAAAAGTGAAGGTTCTTGAGTTATAATCCAATTTTTGAGAAAGACCGAAATGAACTCCAAGAATGCAAAGTATTTTTGCCATTCGAGGTTCAAACAATGATAAAAGACTAACACTTTGATTACAAGAGGTTGATGGTTTCAAGTTAATTATGCTCTCAATTGTTATTTAAAAATGACAAGTGCATATTTTCATGATGTTGTTAATGCTGTGATAATATCTAGTGATATTTTTATTGTTAGATCACCAATGTCACTCAATTTTGTGCTATCCATTATATCTTGTGccttattttatattaataataattattatctTTTAGATCTTGGATAGACTCATATTTTAATTGTTTCTTACATTTATTTTTCAGTCAGTTAAATGCTATTTCAATTTTTGTTATTTATCAGGAGGATCCTTTAATAATGGAGGAAAATAAGTTGAGTATTGAAATACCACAGGCACTCAAGACTCAACTTTTGAATGATAGAGAATATGTAACAAATTCATCAAAGGTACTCGAATTTCTGTTTTACTAAATTAAACTCTTCACCTCGTTTTATATAATCTTCACTGTACAAGTTTCTAACCAGGTACACATCATATATTTAGCTCTAAGTCCATCCTATATCTTAAATGAAACTATCTTATATTTTCAGTTAGTTGATATATTTTTTAAGCAAAGGTGTGGAGCAGGGGGAGTTTAGAATCAAACTCATCATCTACATTTCTTGTAAACCTCTTCTGGCACTAACTCGATTGGGAATTCTTTGATCCTAATATAATGTTAATTTAACTTTTTCGAAATTTTTCAGTGATATGAATTAGCTCCCTTGAACTGCCCTTGATATTATACCTTCATAGTTAGTGTACCGTATGTGATCTATGTATCCTTCATACTTATATCCTTGCCTGGTGACTTACAGCTTGTTGGGCTCCCCGCGTTCTCCCAGCGTCGATGGCATTTTGAAGATGTTCAATGAGTTCAGGGTGAATGAAGATGAGGAGTAAGTTTCTTATTTATAATTGATGTTAGTATTGAATTATTTGAGAATATGTGTGCTTAGGCTTAAATCCTACAATGTATTCTACAACAGTTTGTTCTTTATATGTAGGTCAACATCAAAAAGAAATAACTGACTTTTACTTtcagtgatataataaaaaaatatttgatgTCACTAACTTTTGTTGTTTTATTTTGTAATATTTCTTTATATATAGTTCCACGGCCTAGGTGTTTCTGTTGATCTAGAAGTCATCTAACTTCTGACATGCTTTGCTTTGGGGTTAAAGGTTAAGAGAGACAATTCCAGAAATCTTAAAGGTTTGTGCAATTACTTCAACAAAGCGTTGTCCACAAAGCTTCTCTACAAAACTGAGCTCCAGCAATATGACGAAGTGCGTGCAAAGAATATCCAGCCTTCAACCATATATGGAGCTGAACATTTTTTGCGTCTTTTGGTAAGCTAGACAATTCTTAGAGAGCTATTTAGATTATTTTAAATGAAGTTTCATGGTATTTTCTTTTCTATACAtgctattttttttaatttaatatggTGGCTAGGTACTATAATTGCTTGCAGAGACTTTGAAAGCATCAGTTTAAATAGTATGAAACTATTTCATTTCAAGACCTATCATGCTACTAGACTTTTTGGCTATATATAAATGACAAGAGTTTCAGACATAGACAAGTTTGCCTGTACCTCAAATCAAGGCTTTTATGATGGGGAATTCTTTAATGTTAATTGATCATCTATTTCAATTACAGTTAAGTTGCCAAGGTTCTTGCGTGCTGCTAACATTGACGAGGAATCACTGCTGAAACTTCAACAAGAGATAATTGAATTGCTGAAGTATGTCTCTTTCTTTTGATTAACTGCATTGCAGAAGATTTCAGTTTTTACTAATTCTACCAACAAAGGCTGCCGTCCTACAGTTTTATATTAACTTTCTTCAGTCTATGGTCCTATAATTTCTTTTTATTCCAAAATAATGAGAGCATGTTGGCTTTGTTCCTCAATTTGCTTTGCTGAGCCAATACTAATAAACAACACTAACCATATTGTGTGCAGGTTTTTGGAGGCCAATCAGAGTACATTTTTCCTTTCTAGCTACTCACAAGAACCATGAAAATTTGGATATATACCTAGATGAAATAAGAAATATTGAACTAAGATGCTTTTATTTTACTTACCAAATATTGAACTAAGATGCAGTTACCATATGCTGAACACTTTTATTTTAATTACCAAATATTGAACTAAGAGGCTTGCTGTTTTTTAGCTATATAGCTGGCAGGAGCATGTGTTGTTTGTCATTGGCTTGTTATGTGTTAGTAGTTTATTTAATCAGCAATTTGGTGTTACTAGTTTATTTAAGCACCAATAGCATGATGTAATTGGCAGTTATTTATTAGTGTGTATTTTAAgatgataataatatttagtgGTTGTTAGGAAAAAAATAATCATATAAGCTAAGGCTGATAGTATATATTTGTTCTTAGGAAAAAAATACACCATTGAACATATACCTTAACCATCTTTTACTTAATATGATAATAATATTTCGTGATtgttagcaaaaaaaaaaaaattaatcataTCCTAAGGCCAAGGTAGAAGTTCTTTTGTTAAAAAAAGGTAATtaaaaataagtataaaaatttgTCTAAAATACCTACattttaaacttatttaaaaagTATATTAGttaaaaatttattttcaaaataatatttttggaaaaaaaaGAGAATAAATCCGACCACATAAAAGCACCGCACGAAAATTCGGCAAATTAAACCGACTGACCGCGTAATCGTCGGTTATTACTGTATGAATCGACAAAATCATACCGTTTTTGATGACGTGGCAACATTAAAATCGAGCAGAGAGATGTGGTCGATTATATTGCTGAAATGGCACGAATCACACTGACCCTCGATCATGGTTGATTATGAgtttaccagaaaaatattaaaaagtgattttatttagAAAAATTTGTACATTTTTACCATGGAACAACATAGTTTTGTACGAAAGTCATAACTCAAGGATAGCCGGTTTTAAGCTCTCATATCTCCAAATGAGTAGAAATTGAAAAAAAGAAAGAATAGAAAGAATTGAGAACGAGAAGTGATACAAACATATAATGTAAatcttttcttttttttattttattaaatttgtgTTTGTATGTGTGGGTGTGTATTACttgtttatgtgttatatgtatTAAATATGTGTGTATTTACATTAAATGCATATTTTTTCATGAAATACTTGTCAAATTACttgtttatatttataaaatgttTGTATGTAGATGACAAACATTGATCGAAGTTGGATTGGAAATCACGTCGTTAACTCCCATATAGAGAAGTGGTgtagattttttttttaaatttgcaAGAAAAAATGGAAAGAAATAAGATGGTAGAATGAAATGTCCTTGTAAATATTGTAAGAATTTGTATTGGTTAGATATTGAGGATTTTAGATTTTATTTGCTCGCTAAAGGGACACTTGAGGGTTACATCATATGGATGTCGATCATCGAAAAAGTGGGAAGGAAACGTTGTCGACATCACATCATCATTATTGTATTTCGGAACCTCTTAGGGTAGAACAACTAGTAGATTTGAATGCGATGTTGAACGATTTTTCCAGAAGAAATCGTGAATTTTATGATACCGTGGATCGGGGAACTAGTAATGTAGAAGAAGATGGAAATGATATTGCCAAAAATTTGTATAAAATGATTGTTGAAAATGGAGAACCTATTTATCCCGGTAATACAAAGTATACAAGAATAAGCTTTACTATGAATTTTCCAATTCAAAAATAACTCACAGTATAGTAATATAGCTTTTGATAGTTCGCTTAACCTTTCACGGATGTGTTACCAAAAAAACACACGTTTCCTCAAACTTATTTTATAATGAAAAAGATTATAAAGGGTTTGAGGGTtgaatattgaaaattatatttATGTCAGCACgattgtatgttattttatggaGATGTGAAGGATAAATTTGTGTGTGATATATGTGGTCAAGATCGTAATCGAGATGTTTCGAGAAAAGATGGTAAGAAAATACTAAAAATTCTTAAGACATTTCCTTTTGTTTCCTCGACTACAACGTATGTATATGTCATCGGATACATCCGATCATAGGAGAAGGTATAAGAATCGTGATATAAAGATAAAGAAATCAGTCATCCTGCAGATGGAGAAGAGTGGAATCATTTTGACCGTTGATATCCATCATTTGCTCAAGAGATTCGCAATATAAGGTTGGCCTTGCGACCGATGGTTTCAATCCTTTGGCCCTACCGGAAAAAAACATAAAAAGTGTGTGGCCCTTGACTGTAGTTGCTTATAATCTTCCACCATCGACGTGTATGAAAAGGCCTTATATATTTATGACCGATATATTGCTGATTCCGAATAGCATTGGTAAAGATATTAATATTTGTCTAAGGCCTCTCATTGCCTCATTTATGGATCGATGAAAATGACAAGTCGCCTAGCGCACCTTATTCTTTCACTAGAAAATAACTTAAACTTTTGTGTCAATGGATAAGTTCTTTGAAACTTCTAGATAGCTAGTCTTCAAATATATCTCGTTGTTACAATAATGAGAAGTGtatattttatgaatttaaatCACGTGATTgttatatttttgtaaaaaaCTTATTATCTCTTGCAATTCGTGAACTTCTATCGACACCTATTGTGGATGCCATCACGGTAATTTCAAAAACAAAAATCAATATTTGCGGTCATAGGTGGTTACAAAAAATGATTTGAAAATAATGGAAAAAATCGGTTCTTAAAGCATTGTGCTTGTTAGAAACAAATTTTCCTAAAAGTTGGTTTGATTTGATGGAACACTTGATTATACATTTAGTGGAAGAAATTAGACTTGATGGACCTGCTTATTGGTATTGGATATATCTGATTGAGCGTTTTTTCGGGAAACTTAAACAAAAAGTCAGTAATAAAGCAAGAGTTGAGGGTTCAATTATCGAACATTATATGGAAGAGGATATTCTTGATATTTGTTCTCTTTTTCTTTACCTCTGATTCGGAGATTACTTTGCATCGTAATGACGTTTTGTTTGACGTACAAAATTCCGATAAATTAAAAGTTTTCAAAGAATACGTTCTTCTAAAATCTCCTGAAGTTCAACCTTACCTAAAGTACGAAGATCTTACCATAAGAATTTAAAAGGACTATGAATGAGCTTAAAAAAAGAACCAAGAAAATGGAAAGGGAGACCGGGGTGTCCAGGTTGTTGTTAAAGCCATCATATTGGTCCCTTTTATTTTGGAAAGATATGTTGAACAATTGGGAAACCAATAAGGGACATTCACATTTGTCATCCTCGGAGCCGCTAATCGTCAACTCTTAAAAAGGTTGCATAGTGCCGATGCCCGGTCATTCAATACCATATGGGAGTTATCTTATTTAAACATCTACGCACACACTCAAGTTTTATTACCAAACTATATATGCtaatataattaatttattgATATTAAGGAAATTATAAAGCAAAACAAGAAGAAATCAACCAGACTTGAGGTGTGGGATAAATGTCATAAGAGAGTCGGCTCTGATCCATAAAATCTCATCTACACTACTCTGCATGCCATGCACATTGCGGTAGTTATTCAAATAGTTTTAGTGTACATGCTTGCTTGTTTATATTATAAGTACTACAATTTCTTTTGTTATAATTTCACTTGAAAACTGTGCAGGAATGCTATGTCTCTATACTTGAGTGGATGCACTTGGATATTACTCAAACAAGTATGAGGGATGACCTATAGGATCGGTGGATGGAAGCAAACGGGGTTCCTCGAAGGTGAAAATGCTCGAGCCACTGACCTCATTCCTACACAACTACACGCTATAGAGATTCCACCAGAGGCGAAGCCGACTCATTCTCATCCGCGCCAATCCACATCGATTCGCTCATGAGATATTCGATGAGGAAATACCCACATTTGCACGCACCGCCCTCTTCTAAACCCAAGTCAGAGGCTGCAATGGAATAATCTCATTGGTAGTGAGGTTGTTCACATTGTCGGAACATTAATTGAAGATATTGTCGAAAAACCTAAAACGCAGGTTCAACAGGTATATTgtaaatttaattttattcctgcttttaaattggtttatacaggtttatatatttatataggaACAACTTTATTTGGAGGTTTAAAATGATTATACCACCGAGGATGAGGCTTCGAACAATGAGGATGGTCGCGGTGGTAATTATAGTGGTGGTTGTGCTGATGTTGGTGATGGTGGCCAAAATAATGATGGTGGATCATCTTCTTCTGTTTCTTTGTCGGATTAATTATAAAGTTCTATGAactttaattaatttaaaaatcgGAACTTCTGTTGTAAGTTAAGACAATTTTGATGCACCGGTTTGTTGGATGTCCGGTTATATCATCCTTAAAATTGGTATTATCTCGGTTTGTAATGAAATTTAACTTTTTCTCGCTTAATATTTATCATGTATGTTTGtgaatatttaattttattgGTTGAATGTTTTGTAGGTTGTTTGTGTACTTGAATTGCATTGTTGGTTTTGAAATTGTATTATTGGTTTTGGAAATCCATTTTTGGTTTTGGAATGGCACTGCAGGAACTGCAGAAAACCATTATTTTTTTGTCTAAAAAACCCAAAAAAGCGACCGACCTAAGACATAACCGACCAAATTTTACCATAAATATACAGTAAAAACCGACTACCAGAATACATAAATGACTGTATTAAAGAGTAAAACCGACCGTATCCTTAAATGTTTGTCGGTTAAGGTTGGTCGGTTAAGGTTGGTCGGTTAAGGTTGGTCGGTTATTGACATGTATAGCCATATGTACAGAAAAGACCCCACTTTCTATATATTGAGGTGGGACATAACTGACTGAGGTTAAAAGGGTTCAACAGGACCAAATGTTATAACTGACTAGGCTTAAATCGACCATATAAATTTGACATTTTTAGCTTTTTAACCGACCAATTCTTGATAAAACCACAATATTGATGCAAAAGGTTTGATAGAAGGTTTTGAAAAACAACATAAGGGAAGGCTATAATATGGAATGTTTAGGTTTTTGAATTGTACTGAAAGTTTGCATTTTTGTAGTTTGTTAAATTATGATAGTGATGTAGTGGCTCATAATAGTCAAATTAAAAATTTGGTCACAAATATTAATGTTGATTATGTGAATATTAAGGGGGATATTGGTAGCTGATGAAAATAGGGTAGTCTAAAGCATACCTAAAGGTAGATCATGATAATAGGATAGTTTTGAATTGTATTTTCCTACCAGGTATTTGGCTTCAAGTGGCGAAACACATTAATTGTTTTGTGCTCTAAAACTGTCAATGTCATGCTTAAAAATTTGACATCTCCAAATTAGTTCAATAACAACGAAGCTAAGCTTTATATAAaaaactaaaattttaaaatttatgcaTCTTGTGGTAATGCAAGCGCGTGTTGCAGATGTTAGAGAGGATTGTTAAACTGTTGCATTTATATAAAAATTCTCATTGAAAAGATTAGTACATGAATTTCATTTTAACATAATAATGTTATTTATTTGACATTATATATGACTTTTATTTCGTCAGTGTTTTATATTCGAATGCTTTGTATTAGTTtgataatgataatcaaagtttTGATTATTTATCTATGATTGATTCGGCTTATTTTGTTTTTggcatgtatgtatgtatgtttatatatatagacatcatttatatattttGTTTATTGACATCGTTCTTATTTTTTACATCGATTATTAACGGATATCTTAGTACGTGTCTAAGATATCGGATAGTAAGTAATGTCTTTGTATGTTTAATACATCAGTTATTTAGTTAGAAATGATGTATTATAGAGTCTTTCACATTAGTACAGAACCGATGTCAAAAACAGAGACTTTTAACTACCACTACGCCATAAACGACCTTATACAACATGATTAAGTG
Encoded here:
- the LOC141705710 gene encoding protein MRG1-like, which codes for MGRSNSGVSRYSLTNSLYLEGEKVLAFYGGKWYPAKVRKVEYEKQIEAWTYWVHYIGWNKRYDEWILDAQLLKKFSEECSQKHLGKRGRSAMEDPLIMEENKLSIEIPQALKTQLLNDREYVTNSSKVKRDNSRNLKGLCNYFNKALSTKLLYKTELQQYDEVRAKNIQPSTIYGAEHFLRLLVL